From one Malus sylvestris chromosome 1, drMalSylv7.2, whole genome shotgun sequence genomic stretch:
- the LOC126622012 gene encoding sedoheptulose-1,7-bisphosphatase, chloroplastic-like encodes MEATIACCSSARALLPAAGISTHQHSTSVVAPSFSSKGLKSSSLFGESLRQVPRSSLKFSTTKQSSHVTKCEIGDSLEEFLAKATPDKGLIRLLLSMGEALRTISFKVRTASCGGTACVNSFGDEQLAVDMLADKLLFEALSYSHVCKYACSEEVPELQDMGGPVEGGFSVAFDPLDGSSIVDTNFTVGTIFGVWPGDKLTGVTGRDQVAAAMGIYGPRTTYVLAIKGFPGTHEFLLLDEGKWQHVKETTEIGEGKMFSPGNLRATFDNPDYDKLISYYVKEKYTLRYTGGMVPDVNQIIVKEKGVFTNVISPTTKAKLRLLFEVAPLGLLIENAGGYSSDGQQSVLDKVVVNLDDRTQVAYGSKNEIIRFEETLYGSSRLKGVPVGAAA; translated from the exons ATGGAGGCCACCATAGCTTGCTGCTCATCCGCCAGGGCGCTCCTGCCGGCTGCCGGCATTTCGACTCACCAGCATTCCACTTCAGTTGTGGCTCCATCTTTCAGCTCCAAG GGCCTAAAATCAAGCTCCCTCTTCGGAGAATCACTACGACAAGTGCCACGATCATCGCTCAAGTTTTCTACAACAAAACAGTCCTCCCATGTGACCAAGTGTGAGATCGGCGATAGCCTG GAGGAGTTTCTTGCAAAGGCAACCCCGGATAAGGGACTGATCAGGTTGCTGTTAAGCATGGGAGAAGCATTGAGGACTATATCCTTCAAGGTCAGAACAGCTTCTTGTGGAGGAACAGCCTGCGTTAATTCTTTCGGAGATGAGCAGCTCGCCGTGGATATGCTTGCTGACAAGCTTTTGTTCGAG GCCTTAAGTTACTCGCACGTCTGCAAATACGCTTGCTCTGAAGAGGTTCCGGAACTCCAAGACATGGGAGGCCCAGTTGAAG GTGGATTTAGTGTTGCTTTTGATCCGCTTGATGGCTCCAGCATAGTCGACACAAACTTCACAGTAGGGACAATCTTTGGTGTGTGGCCAGGGGATAAGTTAACTGGGGTAACAGGAAGAGACCAAGTTGCTGCAGCCATGGGGATTTATGGTCCTAGAACTACATATGTTCTTGCTATCAAGGGCTTCCCCGGAACCCACGAGTTTCTTCTTCTTGATGAAG GAAAGTGGCAACATGTCAAAGAGACAACAGAGATTGGTGAAGGAAAAATGTTTTCGCCCGGGAATTTGAGAGCCACATTTGACAATCCAGACTATGACAAG TTGATCAGCTACTACGTAAAAGAGAAGTACACGTTGAGATACACCGGAGGAATGGTGCCAGATGTCAATCAG ATAATTGTGAAAGAGAAGGGGGTTTTCACAAACGTGATATCTCCAACTACGAAAGCCAAGCTGAGGCTGTTATTTGAGGTAGCTCCATTAGGGTTGTTGATTGAGAATGCTGGAGGTTATAGTAGTGATGGTCAGCAGTCTGTGCTAGACAAGGTCGTTGTTAACCTTGACGATAGAACTCAGGTTGCTTATGGATCAAAAAATGAGATAATCCGATTCGAAGAAACTTTATACGGATCATCCAGGCTCAAAGGTGTGCCTGTTGGAGCTGCAGCTTAA
- the LOC126622058 gene encoding uncharacterized protein LOC126622058, with protein sequence MASEARTAKWRGSVGGIVEAPIDKVWSMVSQTKRLAEWMPMVERCTDLAGEEGVPGYVRLVSGFMFPQDDGDRSWIKEKLVSMDSSQHSYAYKLEASNVGLDGSVNSLKLVDYGDESTLVDWSFEVNPVEGAREDSTVDYLGFLYKSCINRIEAALEAASKKV encoded by the exons ATG GCATCTGAGGCCAGAACTGCGAAATGGCGCGGATCAGTGGGGGGCATTGTTGAAGCTCCTATAGACAAAGTGTGGAGCATGGTTTCTCAAACCAAAAGACTAGCCGAATGGATGCCGATGGTTGAGCGCTGCACTGATCTAGCTGGAGAGGAAGGCGTTCCAGGATATGTTCGGTTAGTCTCGGGCTTCATGTTCCCTCAAGACGATGGAGACAGGTCATGGATCAAAGAGAAGTTGGTGTCCATGGACTCATCACAACATAGTTATGCGTACAAACTGGAAGCAAGCAACGTAGGGTTGGATGGGTCTGTAAATTCACTGAAGCTTGTAGATTATGGGGATGAGTCAACCCTAGTTGACTGGTCATTTGAGGTCAACCCCGTTGAAGGTGCACGTGAGGACAGCACTGTAGATTATCTAGGGTTTCTGTATAAGTCTTGCATTAATAGGATTGAAGCTGCTTTAGAAGCAGCATCCAAGAAAGTTTGA
- the LOC126622042 gene encoding transcription factor DIVARICATA-like, with amino-acid sequence METLYFFQESQGSEWTKEENKMFESALAMFDEKSPDRFLRVAEMIPGKTVIDVIKQYQELEEDVCEIESGRFPIPPGYPQAYFRLELGDDRDFDANRKRPLAAARGSEQERRKGIPWTQEEHRRFLMGLLKYGKGDWRNISRNYVVTKTPTQVASHAQKYFMRQHSGGKDKRRPSIHDITTVNLTSDAQSETNRPPSDQFLPEQKSTESLNELLDWNAADDEGAAMGFESTHGNLFDPSPYDVDADGIKMQLQKLYSRAHYAAHATPQNSLYLMRSARHQIHG; translated from the exons ATGGAGACCTTGTATTTCTTCCAGGAGAGCCAGGGCTCGGAGTGGACTAAGGAGGAGAACAAGATGTTTGAGAGTGCTCTAGCTATGTTCGATGAGAAAAGCCCGGACAGGTTTCTGAGGGTGGCGGAGATGATTCCGGGGAAGACGGTGATCGACGTGATCAAGCAGTACCAGGAGCTGGAGGAAGATGTTTGTGAAATAGAATCCGGGAGGTTTCCCATTCCTCCGGGGTACCCTCAGGCTTACTTCAGATTGGAGTTGGGGGATGATCGGGATTTCGATGCTAATCGAAAGAGGCCGCTGGCGGCGGCGAGGGGTTCTGAACAGGAAAGGAGAAAGGGAATTCCATGGACACAAGAAGAACACAG GCGATTTCTGATGGGACTTCTAAAGTACGGGAAAGGGGACTGGAGAAACATCTCCCGGAATTACGTGGTCACTAAAACTCCCACACAAGTAGCAAGCCATGCTCAGAAATACTTCATGAGGCAGCATTCAGGAGGGAAAGATAAAAGGAGGCCAAGCATCCATGACATAACTACTGTCAACCTCACAAGCGATGCTCAGTCAGAAACTAACAGGCCTCCTTCAGACCAGTTTCTGCCGGAGCAGAAGTCCACTGAATCGCTGAACGAGCTACTTGACTGGAATGCGGCTGATGATGAAGGAGCTGCCATGGGTTTCGAGTCTACCCATGGCAATCTCTTTGATCCATCTCCGTATGACGTAGATGCAGATGGAATCAAGATGCAGCTGCAGAAACTATATAGTCGCGCTCATTATGCTGCTCATGCCACTCCTCAAAATTCGCTGTATCTAATGCGGTCCGCAAGACATCAGATTCATGGATAA
- the LOC126621961 gene encoding coronatine-insensitive protein 1-like — translation MEDRNVRRRITDVVMDVVMPYLHDPKDRDAVSLVCKRWYELDALTRKHVTIALCYTTTPDRLRQRFQHLESLKLKGKPRAAMFNLIPEDWGGYVTPWVREIADSFHRLTCLHFRRMIVRDSDLELLAETRGRVLQVLKLDKCSGFSTDGLFHIGHSCRNLRTLFLEESSIKEKDGNWLHELAENNTVLETLNFYMTDLIKVKIEDLEHIAKNCRSLSSVKTSDCEILDLVGFFRNAAVLEEFCGGFFNEQSERYSVVTLPQKLCRLGLTYMGKKEMPIVFPFATLLKKLDLLYALLDTEDHCTLIQRCPNLEILETRNVIGDRGLEVLARSCKRLRRLRIERGADEPDMEHEEGVVSQRGLMALAQGCLEIEYVAVYVSDITNACLEYIGTYSKNLCDFRLVLLDREVTITDLPLDNGVRALLRGCQKLRRFALYLRRGGLTDLGLSYIGQYSQNVRWMLLGYVGESDAGLLAFSKGCPSLQKLEMRGCCFSERALADAVMQLTSLRYLWVQGYRGSATGLDLLAMARPFWNIELIPPRRVDVPDQQGVEHPAHILAYYSLAGPRTDFPDSVIPVDPASLLTS, via the exons ATGGAAGACCGAAACGTCCGGCGTAGGATTACCGACGTCGTTATGGACGTCGTGATGCCGTATCTGCACGACCCGAAGGACCGCGACGCCGTGTCGTTGGTGTGCAAGCGGTGGTACGAGCTCGACGCGCTCACGCGGAAGCACGTGACCATCGCGCTCTGCTACACCACTACCCCCGATCGGCTGCGGCAGCGGTTTCAGCACCTGGAGTCGCTGAAGCTGAAGGGGAAGCCGAGGGCGGCGATGTTCAATCTGATTCCGGAGGACTGGGGAGGGTATGTGACGCCGTGGGTGAGGGAGATCGCCGACTCCTTCCACCGCTTGACGTGTCTGCACTTTCGGCGGATGATTGTTAGGGATTCGGACCTGGAGCTGCTGGCTGAAACGCGCGGGCGCGTGCTCCAGGTGCTTAAGCTCGACAAGTGCTCAGGGTTTTCCACCGATGGGCTTTTCCACATCGGCCACTCCTGCAG GAATTTGAGGACCTTGTTTTTGGAAGAGAGCTCCATAAAGGAGAAAGACGGCAATTGGCTACACGAGCTTGCTGAGAACAACACTGTCCTGGAGACTCTGAATTTTTATATGACGGATCTTATCAAAGTCAAAATCGAAGACCTTGAACACATAGCCAAAAACTGTCGCTCCTTATCCTCTGTGAAGACTAGTGATTGCGAAATCTTGGATCTAGTGGGCTTCTTCCGTAATGCAGCTGTCTTGGAAGAGTTTTGTGGGGGTTTCTTCAACGAGCAATCAGAGAGGTACTCTGTTGTAACTTTGCCCCAAAAACTTTGCCGTCTGGGTCTAACGTACATGGGAAAGAAAGAAATGCCAATAGTATTCCCATTTGCAACCCTTCTCAAAAAGCTCGATCTCCTTTATGCATTGCTGGACACTGAGGACCACTGCACATTAATTCAAAGGTGCCCCAACCTGGAAATTCTTGAG ACAAGGAACGTTATTGGAGATAGAGGACTAGAAGTTCTTGCTCGGAGTTGCAAGAGACTAAGGAGGCTCCGAATTGAGCGGGGCGCAGATGAACCAGACATGGAGCACGAAGAAGGTGTTGTTTCACAACGGGGTCTGATGGCCCTGGCACAGGGCTGCCTAGAGATCGAATACGTGGCTGTTTATGTATCGGACATCACCAATGCATGTCTGGAATACATTGGGACTTACTCTAAAAATCTCTGTGATTTTCGCCTTGTCTTGCTGGACCGAGAAGTGACAATAACAGATTTGCCACTTGACAATGGGGTTCGAGCTCTTTTGAGGGGATGCCAGAAGCTTCGAAGGTTTGCTCTGTATCTCCGTCGTGGGGGCTTGACTGATCTGGGACTGAGTTATATCGGCCAGTACAGTCAGAATGTGAGATGGATGCTTCTGGGTTATGTTGGGGAATCTGATGCAGGGCTTTTGGCTTTCTCAAAGGGTTGCCCTAGTCTGCAAAAATTGGAAATGAGGGGTTGCTGCTTCAGCGAGCGTGCACTCGCTGATGCAGTAATGCAACTGACTTCCCTTAGGTACTTGTGGGTGCAGGGGTACAGAGGATCTGCTACTGGTCTCGACCTTTTGGCAATGGCTCGCCCATTTTGGAATATCGAGTTGATTCCTCCGAGACGAGTTGACGTTCCTGATCAGCAGGGAGTCGAGCATCCAGCCCATATACTTGCATACTACTCACTCGCTGGACCGAGAACAGATTTTCCAGACAGTGTTATTCCCGTTGATCCGGCATCCTTACTCACCTCCTAG